One window of the Silurus meridionalis isolate SWU-2019-XX chromosome 24, ASM1480568v1, whole genome shotgun sequence genome contains the following:
- the LOC124378577 gene encoding DNA-directed RNA polymerase II subunit rpb1-like codes for MNSTNNKLMSPMLRVPFKTKDPKVAIILLSVFLFLMLVGKIFYYFYHKWKNNRQGSSSIAVQLNNRQLKQTTEKLDPEICSSNNISEAAAELSYPLEEPLHPPSDPSHPPEDPLHPPMDTSHPPSDPLHPPEDPSHPLSDPSHPPEEPSHPASDPSHPASDPSHPPSDPSHPSEDPSHPPSDSSHPPKEPSHPASDPSHPPSDPSHPSEDPSHPPSDPSHPPSDPSHPPEDPSYPPEEPSHPASDPSHPPEEPSHPASDPHILPKILTSTSDLSHPPSDPSHPPKDASHPPSDPSHPPSDLSHPPKMPHIHPQIPHILPKILISSRGALTSTL; via the exons atgaattcAACAAACAATAAACTGATGTCCCCCATGCTACGAGttccatttaaaacaaaag ATCCCAAAGTGGCCATCATTCTTTTATCAGTCTTTCTGTTTCTCATGCTTGTTGGTAAAATTTTTTACTACTTCTATCACAAATGGAAAAACAATAGACAAG GTTCCTCTTCTATTGCAGTTCAATTAAATAACAGACAG CTGAAACAAACTACAGAGAAATTGGATCCAGAGATATGCAGTTCTAACAACATCTCCGAGGCAGCAGCAGAGCTCTCATATCCTCTCGAAGAGCCCTTACATCCACCCTCTGATCCCTCGCATCCTCCTGAAGATCCCTTACATCCACCCATGGATACCTCACATCCACCCTCTGATCCCTTACATCCTCCTGAAGATCCCTCACATCCACTCTCTGATCCCTCACATCCTCCCGAAGAGCCCTCACATCCAGCCTCTGATCCCTCACATCCAGCCTCTGATCCCTCACATCCACCCTCTGATCCCTCACATCCTTCCGAAGATCCCTCACATCCACCATCTGATTCCTCACATCCTCCCAAAGAGCCCTCACATCCAGCCTCTGATCCCTCACATCCACCCTCTGATCCCTCACATCCTTCTGAAGATCCCTCACATCCACCCTCTGATCCCTCACATCCACCCTCAGATCCCTCACATCCTCCCGAAGATCCCTCATATCCTCCAGAAGAGCCCTCACATCCAGCCTCTGATCCCTCACATCCTCCCGAAGAGCCCTCACATCCAGCCTCTGATCCTCACATCCTCCCGAAGATCCTCACATCCACCTCTGATCTCTCACATCCACCCTCTGATCCCTCACATCCTCCCAAAGATGCCTCACATCCACCCTCAGATCCCTCACATCCTCCATCTGATCTCTCACATCCACCGAAGATGCCTCACATCCACCCTCAGATCCCTCACATCCTCCCAAAGATCCTCATATCCTCCAGAGGAGCCCTCACATCCACCCTCTGA